In bacterium, a single window of DNA contains:
- a CDS encoding ferritin-like domain-containing protein translates to MADITHDPIYNTVDRDNFLSLIKVDRYGERSDAFDGIISATRDHFWDPTDPQYIDFDVEPFDIKNELLMPREFTVELNCAVADRLDEGQQIQLANESSRFTLSSILHGEQGAFSLSASLCQIMRDPGAQEYASNQAREEARHVTGFSRYINKRWGAPIACGPTLASLLDEIVQSGAVYKKLIGMQMLIEGLAMGAFATLQAKTNDPTLKRLVQLVMSDEAFHHRFGKIWADKTVPKLTDDEHEKVEDWAAKCFQVLLFNLVNAEQKQAIYPQFGLEWDWVRGAVMEAFTNEDRRKSMTEGTNIFRVLIKTLLKAGIITDRTKDVYAAWVDMNELQREDDEVAGYDVAEATVEQLREINSKRRVISKALRG, encoded by the coding sequence ATGGCAGATATCACCCATGACCCGATCTACAACACCGTCGATCGGGACAACTTCCTCTCCCTGATCAAGGTCGATCGCTACGGCGAACGCAGCGACGCCTTCGACGGAATCATCTCCGCCACGCGTGATCACTTCTGGGACCCGACGGATCCTCAGTACATCGATTTTGATGTCGAGCCGTTCGACATCAAGAATGAACTCCTGATGCCGCGGGAATTCACGGTCGAGTTGAACTGTGCCGTCGCCGACCGCCTGGACGAAGGACAGCAGATCCAGCTGGCGAACGAGAGCTCGCGCTTCACGCTTTCCTCCATCCTTCACGGTGAGCAGGGTGCGTTTTCGCTCTCCGCCAGTCTGTGCCAGATCATGCGGGATCCGGGTGCCCAGGAATACGCCTCGAACCAGGCCCGTGAGGAAGCCCGACACGTCACAGGCTTCTCGAGGTACATCAACAAACGTTGGGGGGCACCGATCGCTTGCGGCCCGACACTCGCCAGCCTGCTGGATGAAATCGTGCAATCCGGCGCGGTCTACAAGAAGCTGATCGGCATGCAGATGTTGATCGAGGGCCTGGCCATGGGTGCCTTCGCGACGCTCCAGGCGAAAACGAACGACCCCACGCTCAAGCGTCTGGTCCAGCTCGTGATGAGCGACGAGGCTTTCCATCACCGCTTCGGCAAGATCTGGGCGGACAAGACCGTTCCCAAGCTCACCGACGACGAGCATGAGAAGGTCGAGGATTGGGCTGCGAAGTGCTTCCAAGTCCTGCTCTTCAATCTGGTCAACGCCGAGCAGAAGCAGGCCATCTACCCGCAATTCGGCCTCGAGTGGGATTGGGTGCGCGGCGCAGTGATGGAGGCCTTCACGAACGAAGACCGTCGGAAGTCGATGACCGAGGGTACGAACATCTTCCGGGTGCTGATCAAGACGCTGCTGAAGGCTGGCATCATCACGGATCGAACGAAGGATGTGTACGCCGCCTGGGTCGACATGAACGAGCTTCAACGGGAGGACGACGAGGTTGCGGGCTACGACGTTGCGGAGGCGACGGTCGAGCAGCTTCGCGAGATCAACAGCAAGCGGCGCGTGATCAGCAAGGCGCTGCGCGGCTAA
- a CDS encoding mercuric reductase: protein MSELPKIEPWDEFNQTLVGNVHPADWSNPVPDGRYNLVVLGAGTGGLITALVASSLGAKVALIERHLMGGDCLNVGCVPSKAVIRSAHLAQEARASESLGLGLREGQLPDFSEAMKRMREIRSRISHEDSAKRYSDEFGIDVFLGNARFMGEGRVGVDGTTLEFAKAVIATGARAVAPPIPGLEEAGYLDNESVFNLTTRPKRLAVIGAGPIGCELTQAFRRLGSEVWILERANQILTREDPDAAKIVQDGFLREGIEMVFECQIQRIEKRGDEKVIHLSCPEKGERELVVDEILVGAGRAPNVSDMGLEEVGVEFDLRQGVKVDDHLRTTNPRIWAVGDVCMRWKFTHAADAAAKIVVQNALFSVGPFGKKKLSDLTMPWCTYTDPEIAHVGLYAHDAEANGVPIDTYTANMAEANRAVTDGQEEGFIKVHVKKGTDQIVGATIVAAHAGDLITQLTLAITQKIGLGTFTNVIFPYPTQGEALKRAAGAYTRTRLTPTLKRLFEGWLALRR, encoded by the coding sequence GTGAGCGAGCTACCGAAGATCGAACCCTGGGACGAGTTCAACCAGACTCTCGTCGGCAACGTACATCCCGCCGATTGGTCCAACCCGGTCCCCGATGGCCGCTACAACCTGGTCGTGCTCGGCGCGGGAACGGGAGGATTGATCACGGCCCTCGTGGCCTCGAGCCTGGGCGCCAAGGTCGCGCTCATCGAACGTCACCTGATGGGCGGCGATTGCTTGAACGTTGGCTGCGTCCCCTCGAAGGCCGTGATTCGCAGCGCGCACCTGGCACAGGAAGCCCGGGCCTCGGAATCCCTCGGGCTCGGACTCCGCGAGGGACAGCTTCCGGATTTCTCCGAAGCCATGAAGCGCATGCGTGAGATCCGTTCGAGAATCAGTCATGAGGATTCAGCCAAGCGCTACAGCGACGAGTTCGGTATCGATGTATTCCTCGGCAACGCACGCTTCATGGGCGAAGGAAGGGTAGGTGTCGACGGAACCACTCTCGAATTCGCCAAGGCGGTGATCGCGACCGGCGCCCGCGCCGTCGCGCCGCCGATTCCGGGCCTCGAGGAAGCCGGCTACCTCGACAACGAGAGCGTCTTCAACCTGACGACTCGACCGAAGAGGTTGGCTGTGATCGGCGCTGGCCCGATCGGCTGCGAACTCACCCAGGCCTTTCGACGGCTTGGCTCGGAGGTCTGGATTCTCGAGCGTGCGAATCAGATCCTCACCCGCGAGGACCCGGACGCCGCGAAGATCGTTCAGGACGGTTTCCTGCGGGAAGGCATCGAAATGGTATTCGAGTGCCAGATCCAACGCATCGAGAAGCGCGGTGACGAGAAGGTCATCCACCTCTCCTGCCCCGAAAAGGGAGAGCGTGAGCTGGTCGTGGACGAGATCCTCGTCGGCGCCGGGCGGGCGCCGAATGTTTCAGACATGGGTCTCGAGGAGGTCGGTGTCGAGTTCGACCTTCGCCAGGGCGTGAAGGTCGACGATCATCTGCGCACCACGAACCCCAGGATCTGGGCAGTGGGCGATGTCTGCATGCGCTGGAAGTTCACTCACGCTGCGGATGCCGCCGCAAAGATCGTCGTGCAGAACGCGCTCTTCTCGGTTGGCCCGTTCGGGAAGAAGAAACTCTCGGACCTCACGATGCCGTGGTGCACCTACACGGATCCGGAGATCGCCCACGTCGGTCTCTACGCCCACGATGCCGAGGCCAACGGTGTCCCGATCGATACCTACACCGCCAACATGGCCGAAGCCAACCGGGCCGTCACCGACGGGCAGGAAGAAGGCTTCATCAAGGTCCACGTGAAGAAGGGCACGGATCAGATCGTCGGCGCGACGATCGTGGCAGCCCATGCCGGAGATCTGATCACACAGCTCACCTTGGCCATCACCCAGAAGATCGGCCTGGGCACCTTCACGAACGTCATCTTCCCCTACCCCACCCAGGGTGAGGCCCTGAAGCGCGCCGCCGGGGCCTACACCCGAACCCGCCTCACACCCACGCTGAAGCGCCTCTTCGAGGGATGGCTCGCCCTGCGCCGCTGA
- a CDS encoding TetR/AcrR family transcriptional regulator: MSPPESEFEPGSAPARSRDATRRRLLEAATTLFAAQGLHGVTSTDIARAAGVATGTFYLHFPDKQALFREIALSALAELRERRIRATAGTEPGSRAELRAGMTELVAYGQDHGDLIRVVFGRGAESAPIADEVMDQIVPDLEKAFVLRREAGQLTAGAEPAIAAQAYAAMMTRVLAWWVEDPNRASREQVIETLLGLHPSRPER; encoded by the coding sequence ATGTCACCCCCTGAGTCAGAGTTCGAGCCGGGTTCGGCTCCGGCCCGCAGCCGGGACGCCACCCGGCGCCGCCTGTTGGAAGCGGCGACCACGCTCTTCGCCGCCCAGGGCCTCCACGGCGTGACCAGTACGGATATCGCCCGGGCTGCCGGAGTCGCCACCGGGACGTTCTATCTCCATTTCCCCGACAAGCAGGCGCTGTTTCGCGAGATCGCCCTATCCGCCCTGGCAGAGTTGCGAGAGCGCCGGATCAGGGCCACCGCGGGAACCGAGCCGGGAAGTCGTGCGGAGCTCCGAGCTGGCATGACCGAGCTGGTGGCCTACGGCCAGGATCATGGCGATTTGATTCGCGTCGTTTTCGGACGCGGGGCAGAGAGTGCGCCGATCGCCGACGAGGTGATGGATCAGATCGTTCCCGATCTGGAGAAGGCGTTCGTGCTTCGTCGCGAAGCGGGGCAGCTCACGGCCGGTGCCGAGCCGGCCATCGCCGCCCAGGCCTATGCCGCAATGATGACGCGCGTCCTCGCCTGGTGGGTCGAAGACCCGAACCGGGCGAGCCGCGAACAAGTGATCGAAACCCTGCTCGGCCTCCACCCGAGCCGCCCCGAGCGTTGA
- a CDS encoding radical SAM/Cys-rich domain protein, with amino-acid sequence MTRPFERLLEKRGLLPLCRGITTTLQVNVGLRCDLACRHCHVEAGPKREEALGRKLAEQVLRVLAANPQLDTLDLTGGAPELNPLFRELVRGARRLGRRVIDRCNLTVLFAPGQEDTPEFLAGEEVDIVASLPCFSAENVDAQRGKLVFERSIAALKRLNALGYASGDGRRNLDLVYNPLGASLPPPQATLEAEYRRELWEFFDIRFDGLLTITNVPIKRFARALERRGELDAYLALLVQNFNPATVPRLMCRSTLSVRWNGSLYDCDFNQARGLPLAGPKTLFDLEHLRELEELEIATSDHCLACTAGSGSSCGGALA; translated from the coding sequence ATGACACGTCCGTTCGAACGACTCCTGGAGAAGCGCGGCCTTCTGCCCCTATGCCGGGGAATCACGACGACCCTGCAAGTGAACGTGGGGCTTCGCTGTGATCTCGCCTGCCGACACTGCCACGTGGAAGCCGGGCCGAAACGTGAGGAAGCACTCGGGCGGAAACTGGCCGAGCAGGTACTTCGGGTCCTCGCGGCCAACCCGCAACTCGACACATTGGATCTCACCGGCGGCGCCCCGGAACTGAACCCGCTGTTCCGGGAGCTGGTGCGCGGCGCCCGCCGGCTCGGACGTCGGGTCATCGATCGTTGCAACCTGACCGTCTTGTTCGCGCCCGGCCAGGAAGACACCCCTGAATTCCTGGCCGGAGAAGAGGTGGATATCGTCGCATCCCTTCCCTGTTTCAGCGCCGAGAACGTCGACGCCCAGCGAGGGAAGCTCGTCTTCGAGCGCAGCATCGCCGCCCTGAAGCGGTTGAACGCCCTCGGCTACGCATCCGGGGACGGCCGTAGAAACCTCGACCTCGTCTACAATCCGCTCGGTGCCAGCCTGCCTCCGCCCCAGGCCACACTCGAGGCGGAGTACCGCCGGGAGCTCTGGGAGTTCTTTGACATTCGCTTCGACGGGCTGCTCACGATCACCAACGTGCCTATCAAGCGTTTCGCGCGGGCACTCGAGCGTCGAGGCGAATTGGACGCGTATCTGGCGCTGCTGGTACAGAATTTCAATCCGGCGACCGTTCCGCGCTTGATGTGCAGGAGCACGCTTTCGGTGAGATGGAACGGCAGCCTCTACGACTGCGATTTCAATCAGGCCCGGGGCCTCCCGCTGGCAGGACCGAAGACGCTCTTCGATCTCGAACATCTGCGCGAGCTCGAAGAGCTGGAGATCGCGACCAGCGACCATTGCCTTGCCTGCACCGCTGGATCCGGGTCGAGCTGCGGCGGCGCACTGGCGTAA
- a CDS encoding TVP38/TMEM64 family protein, whose protein sequence is MTESLKPEPARSGPPIAKILGGLAAIAALILLGRFLGDSIEPFKQWVAGLGALGPIVFILGYAVAVVGFAPASILTLAAGGIFGLAYGVVYVFIAAMLGSTAAFLVARYLARSAVEKRIEGEPRFAAIDRAVGREGRKIVFLLRLTPAIPFNILNYALGLTKVRLTDFVIAGVGMIPGTFLYVYLGYLATETAAAAGGAGNAELGTWILNIVAFVATIAVTVYVTVIARRALAEATDETKEEA, encoded by the coding sequence ATGACGGAGAGCCTCAAACCGGAGCCGGCCAGGAGCGGCCCCCCGATTGCCAAGATCCTGGGAGGCCTCGCTGCCATTGCAGCGCTGATCCTTCTGGGCCGCTTCCTCGGCGACAGTATCGAGCCCTTCAAGCAATGGGTCGCCGGGCTCGGCGCACTCGGCCCCATCGTCTTCATCCTCGGTTACGCAGTAGCCGTGGTCGGTTTCGCCCCGGCGTCAATCCTCACCCTCGCCGCGGGCGGGATCTTCGGGCTGGCCTACGGCGTCGTCTACGTATTCATCGCGGCCATGCTGGGCTCGACCGCTGCGTTTCTCGTCGCCCGCTATCTGGCACGCAGTGCGGTCGAGAAGCGGATCGAAGGAGAGCCCCGCTTCGCCGCCATCGATCGCGCCGTCGGACGAGAGGGTCGCAAGATCGTCTTCCTGCTGCGGCTCACACCGGCCATCCCGTTCAACATCCTGAACTATGCCCTCGGCCTGACGAAGGTGCGCCTGACGGATTTCGTCATCGCGGGCGTCGGCATGATCCCGGGCACCTTCTTGTATGTCTACCTGGGATACCTCGCAACGGAAACCGCTGCTGCCGCCGGCGGCGCGGGCAATGCCGAACTCGGAACATGGATCCTGAACATCGTGGCGTTCGTCGCCACGATCGCAGTCACCGTCTACGTCACCGTCATCGCTCGCCGCGCGCTGGCCGAAGCGACCGATGAAACGAAGGAAGAAGCGTGA